One Catillopecten margaritatus gill symbiont DNA window includes the following coding sequences:
- the rpmF gene encoding 50S ribosomal protein L32, with the protein MAVQKSRKTPSKRGMRRSHNALTSPALSEDQETGETHLRHHITADGYYRGKQVINKVQDIPEVEA; encoded by the coding sequence ATGGCAGTACAAAAAAGTAGAAAAACCCCTTCAAAAAGAGGCATGCGTCGCTCACACAATGCATTAACAAGCCCCGCTTTATCTGAAGACCAAGAAACTGGTGAGACACATTTGCGTCATCACATTACCGCTGATGGTTACTATCGTGGCAAGCAAGTCATTAATAAAGTACAAGATATTCCTGAAGTAGAAGCCTAA
- the fabH gene encoding 3-oxoacyl-[acyl-carrier-protein] synthase 3 has product MNKYARITGTGSYLPPKVVTNDDLSKTIDTTDEWITSRTGIKERHIVTDESTCDLAEIASKNALEMAGISASELDLIILATTTPDKIFPATATMLQTALGANCPAFDLQSVCAGFIFALTTAEQYIKTGAANKVLVVGSETLSRIVDWNDRNTAVLFGDGAGAVVLESSKEAGILHSKLFSDGSYLSSLQVSNNRINEVGFIEMSGNEVFKIAVSRLSALAEDTLKECNMSPEELDWMVPHQANIRIISAVAKRIKTSMDKVIVTLPKHGNTSAASIPLALDVAVRDGRIQKGQNLLLEGIGGGFSWGSVLVRF; this is encoded by the coding sequence ATGAATAAATACGCAAGGATCACGGGGACAGGTTCATATTTACCACCCAAAGTGGTAACCAATGACGACTTATCTAAAACCATTGATACTACAGACGAATGGATTACCAGCAGAACAGGCATCAAAGAAAGGCACATTGTTACTGATGAAAGTACCTGTGATTTAGCAGAGATTGCCTCAAAAAATGCCCTTGAAATGGCTGGTATTAGTGCCAGCGAATTAGATTTAATCATTTTGGCCACTACCACCCCTGATAAGATATTCCCAGCCACAGCAACTATGTTGCAAACTGCTCTTGGTGCCAACTGCCCTGCTTTCGATTTACAATCAGTTTGTGCAGGTTTTATTTTTGCCCTAACTACTGCCGAACAATACATTAAAACTGGCGCTGCCAATAAAGTTTTGGTCGTTGGCAGTGAAACACTTTCTCGCATTGTTGATTGGAATGACCGAAATACTGCTGTTTTATTTGGTGATGGCGCGGGTGCTGTTGTACTTGAAAGCAGTAAGGAGGCCGGTATTCTACATTCAAAACTCTTTAGTGATGGTAGCTATCTTTCCTCTCTGCAAGTTAGCAACAACCGCATTAACGAAGTTGGCTTCATCGAAATGTCAGGCAATGAAGTTTTTAAAATTGCCGTCAGTCGCCTATCCGCTTTAGCAGAAGACACGCTAAAAGAATGCAATATGAGCCCAGAAGAATTAGATTGGATGGTGCCACATCAAGCCAACATCCGCATTATTTCCGCCGTTGCCAAACGCATTAAAACTTCAATGGACAAAGTCATCGTCACCCTACCAAAACACGGCAACACCTCTGCTGCATCCATTCCGTTAGCGTTAGATGTGGCAGTGCGTGATGGGCGCATTCAAAAAGGTCAAAACCTTTTATTAGAGGGTATCGGTGGTGGATTTAGCTGGGGCAGTGTCTTGGTTAGGTTCTAA
- the xseB gene encoding Exodeoxyribonuclease 7 small subunit: MTKKFDFNKGLEELESIVQTMEEGDLSLEDSLKFFEQGVALTRQCQTALSEAEQKIALLTADDGYQSEQPLDK, translated from the coding sequence ATGACGAAAAAATTTGATTTTAATAAAGGACTAGAAGAATTGGAAAGCATTGTGCAAACGATGGAAGAGGGCGATTTAAGTTTAGAAGATTCCTTGAAATTCTTTGAACAAGGTGTAGCGTTAACTCGCCAGTGCCAAACGGCACTTAGTGAAGCCGAGCAAAAAATAGCACTGTTAACGGCAGATGATGGCTATCAATCTGAACAACCTTTAGACAAATAA
- the ispA gene encoding Farnesyl diphosphate synthase gives MNYTERVNQHLDRYLSNQGSLTEAMRYSVLVGGKRFRPTLTYTVADTFGTNLDLADSSACAVELIHAYSLIHDDLPAMDDDDIRHNQPACHKQFGEAQAILTGDGLQALAFEVLASDTQLPAEIRINNLQALTHAAFEMAEGQSIDLDVVSKTINVDTLKNMHQKKTGALLSCAVQLGVLVSNCSENDAKILAQFSKNIGLAYQIQDDVLDVLTPEEILGKKQNSDVEKNKPTYPSLLGLEESKFEYENLYQQALTNLSELSVDTVQLQALTQKLRNRTF, from the coding sequence ATGAACTACACCGAACGCGTTAATCAACATTTAGATAGGTATTTATCTAACCAAGGCAGTCTAACCGAAGCGATGCGTTATAGTGTTTTGGTTGGTGGTAAGCGTTTTCGACCTACCTTAACTTATACGGTTGCCGATACTTTTGGTACTAATCTTGATTTAGCAGATTCCAGTGCTTGTGCCGTAGAGTTAATTCACGCTTATTCGTTGATTCACGATGATTTACCCGCAATGGATGACGATGACATCCGCCACAATCAACCCGCCTGTCACAAACAATTTGGCGAAGCACAGGCGATTTTGACAGGAGATGGGCTACAAGCCTTGGCATTTGAGGTATTGGCAAGTGATACGCAACTCCCAGCAGAAATTAGAATCAATAACTTGCAGGCGTTGACGCATGCCGCTTTTGAAATGGCAGAAGGGCAGTCAATTGACCTTGATGTGGTGTCAAAAACCATCAATGTTGATACTTTGAAAAATATGCACCAGAAAAAAACTGGCGCTTTACTCAGTTGTGCCGTGCAATTAGGCGTGCTAGTGTCAAATTGCAGTGAAAATGATGCGAAAATACTGGCACAGTTCTCTAAAAATATCGGTTTAGCCTATCAAATTCAAGATGATGTGTTAGATGTGCTCACACCTGAAGAAATATTAGGCAAAAAGCAAAATTCAGATGTGGAGAAAAATAAACCCACTTACCCTTCTTTGCTAGGTTTAGAGGAATCAAAGTTTGAATATGAAAATTTGTATCAACAAGCTTTAACTAATCTGAGTGAATTGAGTGTAGATACCGTGCAATTACAAGCACTGACCCAAAAACTTCGAAATAGAACTTTTTAA
- the yceD gene encoding Large ribosomal RNA subunit accumulation protein YceD — protein sequence MKQGIPETIKLFKFASKGLVFSQTYKVSDFPRISKLSGNPDSPVTVEVNFSLEEGRIPCIKGGVKLDLDLTCQRCLNEVKIHLEPKFELAFIKNEQQGEGLGSNLEMILNTEEEFSTIEFITDEVLISVPMTPMHEHECVSYQDTQPITEQKRENPFAILKQLKTKE from the coding sequence ATGAAACAAGGAATTCCAGAAACAATCAAACTTTTTAAGTTTGCTTCGAAAGGGTTAGTCTTCTCGCAGACCTATAAAGTGAGTGACTTTCCAAGGATTAGCAAACTGTCAGGTAACCCAGATTCACCCGTTACTGTCGAAGTTAACTTTAGCCTTGAAGAAGGTAGAATTCCTTGCATTAAAGGTGGGGTTAAGTTAGATTTAGACCTTACTTGTCAAAGGTGCTTGAATGAAGTTAAAATTCATTTAGAGCCTAAATTTGAATTGGCTTTTATTAAAAACGAACAACAAGGTGAGGGGTTAGGCTCAAATCTTGAGATGATTCTAAACACTGAAGAAGAATTTTCGACCATAGAATTTATAACGGATGAAGTGTTAATATCTGTACCGATGACACCCATGCATGAGCATGAATGCGTATCGTATCAGGACACGCAGCCAATAACCGAGCAAAAGAGAGAGAATCCTTTTGCCATATTAAAACAATTGAAAACCAAGGAGTAA
- the plsX gene encoding Phosphate acyltransferase has translation MTIKVSIDASGGDHGIPTTVIAGIEALGAFSDLYLVFVGDKSSIQVELDKNSASQKFAERFSVMHASEVIAMNESPAIALRKKKDSSMRVAINLVKDKTVDACVSAGNTGALMAISRFVLKTINGIDRPAIMGRMPTMDGHTYMLDLGANVDSSPEALFEFATMGSIAVKHTENITAPSIGLLNIGEEEMKGNEKIKRTSELLKDSSLNYYGFVEGNDIYKGTVDLVVCDGFEGNIALKASEGVASMMGHYLKQAFTKNLFTKVIALIATPVLKDFKSSLNPGKYNGASLLGLRGIVVKSHGGADADSFFQAIKEAYLEVNAKIIEKIENQVSSELVNE, from the coding sequence ATGACAATCAAGGTATCTATTGATGCCTCAGGGGGAGATCATGGAATACCCACCACTGTTATAGCGGGTATTGAAGCCTTGGGTGCATTTTCAGATTTATACCTCGTTTTTGTAGGGGATAAGTCTAGTATTCAAGTGGAACTTGATAAAAATTCTGCCAGCCAAAAGTTTGCTGAGCGTTTTAGCGTTATGCATGCCAGTGAAGTAATTGCCATGAATGAATCCCCTGCTATTGCGCTGCGTAAAAAGAAAGATTCTTCTATGCGCGTTGCCATCAACCTTGTCAAAGATAAAACTGTTGACGCTTGCGTAAGCGCTGGCAATACAGGGGCGTTAATGGCAATTTCTCGCTTTGTTCTTAAAACTATTAATGGCATTGACCGCCCTGCCATTATGGGGCGCATGCCGACCATGGACGGACATACGTACATGTTAGACCTTGGTGCGAATGTTGATTCTTCACCTGAAGCTTTATTTGAATTTGCAACTATGGGTTCTATTGCTGTTAAACATACTGAAAATATCACCGCACCAAGTATTGGACTACTTAATATTGGCGAAGAAGAAATGAAAGGTAATGAGAAAATTAAACGCACTTCAGAATTACTCAAAGATTCCAGCCTCAATTATTACGGCTTTGTTGAAGGTAACGACATTTACAAAGGCACCGTTGATTTAGTGGTTTGTGATGGTTTTGAAGGTAACATTGCTCTTAAAGCCAGCGAAGGTGTGGCGTCAATGATGGGACATTATCTTAAGCAAGCCTTTACCAAAAACCTCTTCACTAAAGTTATCGCCTTAATTGCCACCCCAGTTTTAAAAGATTTCAAATCCAGCTTAAACCCTGGAAAATACAATGGTGCCAGCCTTTTGGGGTTAAGAGGTATCGTAGTGAAAAGCCACGGAGGTGCAGATGCTGATTCATTTTTTCAGGCTATCAAAGAAGCCTACCTCGAAGTCAACGCTAAAATTATTGAAAAAATAGAAAACCAAGTATCTTCAGAGTTAGTCAATGAATAA